The sequence TATTCCAGCAAACGCACCAAGGGGTAACTCGACGGTGCGCTGGCCGTAATCGTATTTTGAGGCATGGGAAATTCGAACCGCCTCGCGTCGCTAGAACGCAAAATCATGTTGCTGCTCGGCGAGCGCGATATGAAGCGCGAACAGATCGCCAAGATCGAGAGCGCCTATGCTACGGTGCCAGACCTGCGTAGCCGCGTCGATGAGATCGGGCGATTGCTCGAAGCCTGTCAGATCGTAATCACGAGCGACCACCCCAAATGGACAATCGACCACATCATCCCGGCCCGTCCTTTCGCTCACAAGATTCCGGTGAAACTAGGTAGTGCGACCAAGCTTGCCTATGAGGCACTCCGCCTCGCCGAGAAGCCCCTGACGGGCCGCGAGATCGCGCGAGAGGTGCTTCGCCGTTCAGGACAGACTGATCCACATCGCGACACCATCACCAAGGTGGCGAACACGATCGGGAACAGCCTGCGAAAGCGGCACGCACGCGGCGTTGTCGCGAATGACGGAGAGTGGCCGGCTCGGTGGTGGGTAGTTAAACCAAGCTGATTCCGCGCAAGGTCTACTCCACTCGTCGCAAGCGAACCGGAAGAATTGTCCTAATACAATTCAACTCGTCGCAAATATACAGGACAAGTCTTCCGGTTGATTAAAATTATATTTGACAAGTGTCAAAAGCCTACCGCAAAGCTCGGACTCCGGCTCAAATAAAGAGCCGGAACCACGGGTAGTTACTAGCTACCCGTGGTTCCCAACAATCAACCTTTTGCTCAAGAAAAGGAGGTGTTGTCGTGCGAATGACTCGCGCGAAGCGCTCATATAAACTCGTATTCTGGCGGAGTCCATGCGGAATCTGTCAGTCGAGGTGTAGCGTCTTCACATCCATCGCTGCGAGGCACTGGAGGAAAAAGTCAGCCGGAAACGAGCCTCGGCTGAACTTGTTTCGCAAGCTCCCGTTGGTTTCCTCGATACCGATCTCGCCTAACGCGCTGACCAGCCCGTCATAATTGAGGTCTTTGCGAGCCATTTCGGCCTTGAGAATGCGCCGAGCCCCTCCATCACGAATATGAGACATACGTTCCCCTTATGACACATTTGTCTACAAATACGACACGCGACCTGTTGCACATCTGGGACAGGCGTGTCACATCCGATGCATTCGTAACGCATCGGAGGGTGATTCGCAGCATTTTCTCGCCTCGTCGGCGGCAGCAACGCTCAGCATATTCGACATCGTTGAGATGCCGGAGAGCGAGGCCGAGTCTGCTTTCGAGGCGATCCGCTTCGCGGATAAGGGTGGTGAGCCATTCTGCGTCTGGTGCGATTGCGAGGCGGTCTATCGCATCACTCGCAACGTAACCAATCGCAAGACCGGCAAGATCACCTCACGCCGGCTCTTCAAGTGCCAAAAGTGCCTCAAGCAGTTCTCGGTCACCTCGGGCACTATGTTCCACGGCCGCAAGCTGGCGTTCAAAAAGATCATGGCCGCCGTCCTGCTGTTCGCCGATGGTGCAGCGGGCAAAGCAGCTCTCCACTTGCGACGTGACATTAAGTGCAACCACAAGACGGCATGGACGCTGCAACACCGGCTCCGCGAGGCCATGACCAGCTACGTCACCGCCCGCCGCCTGACCGGGCCGATCGAGATGGATTCCACTGACTTCGGCGGAAAGGTCCGTAAGGCCAACCGGGCCGAGGATCGTAAGAACCAGCCTCGGCGACACATGGACAAGGTAGTCACGGTCTCCGTCCTGCGGGAACGTGGGCGGCACGGGCGGGTGGTGCCGTTTCTCGGCAACGAGGCGGCGCTGGTGAAGGTGATCAACACTCTTATCGATCCGCTGTCGAAGCCGTTTGTCGATGAGCATCCGGCTTGGAACGCTCTCTTCGCGCAATTCCCTGTTCGACAGATCAAGCACAAGGATCGCTATTCCGACCTACACGGTACATCGACCAATCTGGCGGAGTCGTATTTCTCCCGCTTCAAGCGGATGTACAACGGCACCTACCGGCACTTCTCCCGCCAATACGCTCAGGCGTACAACGGCGAATGTGCCTGGCGCGAGGAGCATCGGCGCTCACCGAATGGGGATCAGTTCATCCTCATCGCGGCCGGGGCACTCCACCACCCCCCGTCGCCGATCTGGCGAGGATACTATCAGCGCACGTTGCGGAAGGCCGCATGATGGCATCGTTCTGCATCCACCTCATGGGACAACGGCAGCCCATCACGCTCGACTTACCGTGCGCCGACATCGGCTATCTGGTCGAGGAGGCATCGCGCGCCAAGTTTCTTGTTGGTCACATGGCAGAGGCTGACGAAGAAGGTGTGTGTAGGCGCGTGATGATTGCCACGTGCCGTATCGAGTGCGCAGTCGAGGTGGGATAGGGCGGCAGCTAGAAGGCCCTCCCCTTCGGTTGGACAACTTGGCAAGTTCCACGCTCGATTTCACCAAAGGCTCTCCGCTGGAGCGTCAGATCGACCCGGCTCAACGTGAAGCCGATGAAGTAGACCGCGTTCGACGTGAAGCGCGCTTGGGTGCGCTGCTGGCCCGAAACCTGAGTGTAGTAATCGACCGTGCCGGCGCTTTCGTTCAGCGTAAGGTCCCACGATTTCTGCTGACCACCTTGGGTGGTCTCACACTTAAGGTAGACGACCGCTGGCGGTGAGGCCGTCTGCGTTAGAAGAAGTGCTAGGGCAACAAACATCGGACCATCCTCATTTTTCTGGATGCTTCCCAATACCACACAAAGGTTAACAGCGGGATTCATACTCCGTGGACCGATAATCACCTATTCCGCTCACTGGGCCGGTGAGCGACCCATATCTCGATATACTCGGCCAACGCATCCGAGCCCGTAGGCGGGAGCTTGGAATGTCGCAGGAAGGCTTGGCGCACACGGCCGGGCTGGATCGCAGCTACGTCGGGCGGATCGAGCGCGGAGAACATAACCTCACGTTCGTAGCGCTGGTCAAATTGGCGCGTGCGATGGGGTGTGATGTGGCGGCGCTGACGGGTGGCCTACCGCCGACTCCAGCCAAAGGTTAGTAAGCGCTCATCCAGCCAACGTTTCGTACATCCGCACCCGCCGTTCAACGTCCTTCATAAATCTCGTTGGGCTGGGCAGGCCGCCATTCGACGGCATCGGACAAGAGGCCGCCACGTCAAAGACTGCCGGGTGTATCTCGGGTAGGTCGAATGCCGATGTACCTTGTGCGACGAGCGGATCATCCTCTCCCGGCTTAAGCCACATTGTAATCAGCACAAGCCGCATGAGAAGCGGACCTATCTTTTCGGGCGGAAACTGTCCGGAAAGAGCGTCACGGATCGATGTGTCCTCGGAGTCATCGCCCGGTAGTGCCTCGTAGCGCGCTTTGAACGCCATATTGGAAGCGATGAAGGCACGTCGCAGTTCGTCCGGGGTTACTGTCGGAAATTTTGCCATGCAACGATTGTAGCAAGCATCGGCCTCCGCAAAACGGTGATCCGGGTTCCTACGGCAGCAATCGTTTTGGGTGCGTTTGCTGGAATAGGCCGCAACCTTCTCGCAGTCATTGATTGCACTCGAGCTTCCTCGCGCCGCTTCAACTCGGCAGGGGTTTGATACAGAACCCTGCTACAGAGGCGGGAATTCTGGCGCTTGGCACGCGTCCCAAATGCGACCCGTCGGGCCGGAATTTATCATTTCCGACGAACTCTTCGAGGCTTTCACCGCGCTCTACTTCAATTCCGTCTGGCGAAGGGGCGGCGTCGCAATCGGGAAGTCTCTCGCTGGCGGCCAACCGCGGGTTCAACGATAGCGCGGGTAGGCGGCCAGACCGAGAGACATGCGATTACAGGTGCCGAGCGCGCTTGTTCATATGTGCGTCAACCCTTTTAACAACGACCCGAGGCTAGCGAATAGGTACTGAAGCGCCCGCGTAGGGATCGTAGGTTGTGGTGGGCGAGGCGGGCAGGCTCGTGGCAGGCGGTCCGGGCTGCATATCGATCGTGTCAAATCTGTTCTGTTGGGGCGCGGCGTTGACCGCGCCCATGATTCCGGACGCGATCGCCGGTGCTCCGAACAGTATGAAGCAGCCCAGAAGGGCGGTGCCCGAACGGCGGAGAGGCAGGCGGCCTGCCAGCATCATCAGACCCAGGGCCGCGATTGCGACGATCGCGACGCTGACGGCGATCGATCCGATGATCGCGCTCTCCAGCCATTCGACCGCGGCCAATGAAGGGCTTGTCCCGATGGGATCCGCTAGCGACGGCGACAGGGCCGATGCAAACAGGTTGAACTCTAGCATCGCGCTTCCCGGGTCACGCCAACATCACCTCGGCGATTATCCGTCGCCCGCCCTCGCGTGCCAGCTGCACGTACACGTCAACGGTGTTCCGGATGTAGTGCCGCACATCGTCACGGTTCAGTTGCGTTCCGGCCTGCAGCACCAGCAGGACGATTTGCTCGACCGCCCGCTCGCATGAATCCGCATGCACCGAGGTCATCGAGCCCGGGTGACCGGTGTTGACCGCGCGAAGGAAGGTATAGGCTTCCTCCCCGCGCAGTTCGCCCAGGATGATCCGGTCGGGGCGCATGCGCAGCGATGCCGCGAGCAGATCGGTGGCGCTGACGCGCGCTTCGCCAAGCTCGCCGCGCACGGCAAGCAGTCCGACCATATTGTCATGATGCTGATGAAGCTCGGGCGTGTCTTCGATCAGGATCAGCCGATCTTGCGCTGGGATCTCCCGGATCAGCGCGTTGAGGAAGGTGGTCTTGCCGGTCGATGTGCCGCCCGAGACGAGGATATTCTTGCGCGCACGCACCGCTGCCGCGAGCATACCGGGAATGTCACCGCTTTCGAGCAGATCGGTGAGTTCGGTATCGGCCTTCGATTTGCCCGGGCTGGCGCGGCGGGTCCGCTCGAACGCACCGGCGCTGACATAGTCGGCGAGCCGCAGGTCCGAGGAGATGTGCTTGCGGATCGCGATCGCCATCGGCCCCCGCGTCGCGGGCGGTGCCACGATCTGGACGCGCGCGCCATCGGGCAGCGACGCCGACAACAGAGGGTGCTCGCGACTGATTCCCTGATGCGATAGCGCCGCGATCTGGCGCGAAAGCCGGTCCAGAGTCGCGGCGTCCAATGCCGGTGCTTCGTGCCGCTCGACTTCACCGCCCAAGGTTTCCGCCCAGATCTCGCCGGGCCGATTGACGTAGATATCGGTGACGTCGGGCCGCGCCAGCATCCCGGTGAGCGGCGCAAGATAGGAGCGCAGATAGACCTGCGCGCCGCCTTGCTGGGGCTGGGCGTTCACCGCGCTTCCACGCTGGTGAAATCCAGGTCGCGCGCGACGAAGACGGAGATGCTGGTCGCGGCCCTGACAGAAAGCGTCGGGCGGATCTGTCCGCTTGTGTTCTCGCGTGGAGCTACGCCTTGTAGCGAGCCCGGCAGCGCCAGAATGACTGGCGAGTTCGACGACCGCGACGCGAGATTCACTCCGACATCCAGCGCTGACTGCAAAATTGCGCCCGCAAAACGCTCGAAGAAATGGCTGTTCACCCGCGCGCTGACGCCGGCGCGGCCGAGCGTGTCGCTGCCCGGCGAGCCGATCGCGATCGTCGCGCCATCTGGGCGGATGAGGCGCAGCCAGTTGACCAGCATGCGCTTCTGCCCGGATTCGACCTGTGCGCTATATTCGCCGACCAGCCGGCTCCCGCGCGGGATCAGCACCCGGCTGCCATCGAATCCGCGGATGTCGCGTGACACGATCGCGCGGGCGAGGCCGGGCCGGGTGGAGTCGAGGGCGGTCTCCAGAACGGCGGGGATCAGCGTGCCCTGCGGGACCGTCGTTGCGCGATTGGCGAGCATGCCCGCGCCCGATCGTGCCCCCGCCACTTTCGGCTGCGTTCCCGTCTCATCGGAAGCGGCTGCGCCGGCTGTCGATTGGGCATTTGCGGCCGCGGGCGCGGTCATGTCGATCACAAGCGCCGGTTCGGCGGCGATACGCGACGGCGCTTTGACCGGGGCCGGGGCCGCTTCGTAGCGAGGCGGGGGCGTGTAGACGATCGCGGGAGGGGGTGCCGGTCGTGCAACCGCTGGAGCTGGCGGCAGCGCCGATGCGATTACCGGCACCGCTGGCGGTGGCGGGGGCGGCACGGACGGGTCCGGCGGGATGAATAGCGGAGCGGGCAACGCGGTAGTGCCGGAGATCGCATCCACCGTGCGCGGCCGAACTGCGGGCGCGGTCAAGGCGCGGCGCCGGCTGTCGAGGACCAGGAACAGCATGATCCCCAGTACCACCGCGACCGCCACGATCGCCCAGGCGGGCAGGCCATTTCCCGGGCGCGCAACGACGGGTAGCACGCTCGCCTCGTTGCTGGCGGAATGTGAAGGCCCGGCCCTTGTCGCCATCATTGGGCTTTCGGCGCCACGCGCAGCGCGATCGCGCTGCGGCGATCGATGCGGAACACCAGCTTCGCCTGAACGCTGTCGATCACCATGCGTCCGTCGCGCATCATGCCGTTGACGAGCATTTCCTTGCCCTGATCGTTGATCGCGTAGATCGCCGGAAGCGCGCGATCCTCGGGCCATTCCACATAGGTGTGGACCCCATCATCGTGGATGCCGCTGGGCCTGAGTTCCGCAGCGCCGCGTACCTTGTAGCGTCCGAGCAAAGCATCCGGCATCGCCGCGTCCGGCGGCGCTGCCGGTGCCGGCGAAGGGTAACGGAAGCGCACCGAATAGGGCAGGCCGCGCGCCGTTTCCGAAACCGGCGTCAGCTCGAACGAATACAGCCGGGCGTCGGTGGCCACGATCATGTTGGTTGATATGCCGGGCTGCACCAGCTTCACGAACAGCCGGTCGCCGCGCTTGTTGGCGGTAACCTGCCAGGCGCCGCTGTCGCCAACCGCGACATTCTCTATGCGCTCGTCCGGCGCGAGTTCGATCATGAGCTGATATCCGGGCGCCGCGCCGAGCGTGAACAGCCCGTCGGGCACATAGTCGATGATCTGAACCTGCGAGGCGCCAGCAGGCGCCATCTGCGCCCGGGCGTTCAGCGGCATCAGCGCGAGAAGCAGGAGAATCGCCCTCATTGGGGCGTTCCGGGGGGCGCCGCCTCGGGCGCCGCCAGCGCCTCCGCGTTGCGCTGATAGTGCGACACTTCGAAACCGAGCGGATTGATGAAGCGATCCTCTAGGCGCATCGGCTCGCCCGAATAGCGATAGCGGATCACCGCGACCCAAGCCCGCGGCTCCTGCGTCCGTCCGTCCGCGTCGCGGCGGATGGTATCGAAGCGCACCAGCGCCGAATTCGCCGCGAGCGGCGAGACACTCTTCACCCGCGTTTCCACGATCGTCGTGCGCGGTAGCCGGGCGAGCGGACTGTCGGGGTTCGAAGCCTGCACGCTCGCGACATAGGCGTTGCGCGCGCCGCCGTCGGACCAGAGCGAGACCTTGCGGTAATTCGCCTGAAGCGTGGCAATGTCGAAGCTCTCGCGCGCGATCACATATTGCACCAGGAACGACTGGGTCAGCGCGGCATTGCCGCTCACCAATTGCGCATCCAGCGGCTTCAGCGCCTGGACGAAGCCGGTCTGCTTGTCGACGAGCAGCGTATAGGGTTCGACGGTCTTGAGCGGCGTAAGCAGCAGCAGCGCGAATGCCTCCATCACGGCGATCGCCGCCGCGGTTCCCGCGATGATCCATGCCGTTCTGCGCGAAGCGCGAAGACCGGCTTGCTGGTCCTCCGCCCAGCTGCCGGCCTCGCGGTAATAGGCGTCGAGCGCTTCGCGTGCCTTGTGCTTCATAGCGTCGCGTCCCGCCTGCCGGCGCTTGCCGACACGCGCGTCTGCGCCCGGCGGCGATGGCTTTGACCGAGCGGGGAGGAGGGGATGTCCCGCGCGCCTGGCATGGTTGCGCTGGCGGTGGTGCGCGAGGGCGCGCCGTCCGAAGCGAGCCGCATGGTTTCACGCCGCTCGATATGGCTGACCGCTTCCGCCAATGCCGCGGCGCGTGAGTGCCGCTCGGCGGGAATCCGGCGGACTTCCGGCGCCGCGATCGGCATGCGAGGATGCGGCGGGGCCATGATCTGCGCGGTGGCTTCCCGCCAGCCCGCCGGCAGCCGAAAGCTCAGCACGATCCGCGCCGCCATGCCGAGCGCGGCCAGCAACACCAAGGCGAACGCGAACGTCACGACCAGCAGCTCGGTGGTCGCCCCGCCAATCGGCAGACCCGCTTCCCGCCGCGCGATCAGCGTCGCGAGCCAGGGTTCCAGCAGGGCAAGCTCCAGACCCAGCATCAGCGTTACCGCCAATGCGCCGATCGCCGCGGCGGCGAGCGCTCGAATCCAGCCTTCGAACAATCCCCGCGATCCCTGGAACAGCAGAAAGGCGATAAAGAACGGGCCGACCGCGAGCAGCAGACCGGCGATGAAGCGCACCGATGCAAAGGCGGCTATCGTCGCGGTCAGAAAAACCAGGCGTGATGTGCCCAGTGCCGTCGTCCCGAAGATGCTCATCGGCTCCGGTGCCTGCTCGACGACCAGCGTGCTTTGCCCGTCCGCCTCTCGCGGTCGCGCCGCTATATTGACCGGACCGGTGCCCAGCCGGCCGAGTGCGATGAACGCCGCGTCGGTTTGGCCGAGACGCGGTGCCATGCCCCCTTCGGCGCCCGGCACGCCGGCGGGTCGCCCTATCGCCGACGCCAGCTCGGCGGGACCATGGAATGCAAGGTCATAGACCAGCGGCCGATACGCCGCCCAGCTCGTCGCAAGCGTGAGGACGATGCCGATCTTGACGAACGCCATCACGCCGGCACGGACCCCGAAGGTCTCGCCGAGCAGCATCCGGTATCCCGCGAATGCGATGAACAGCGTCAGCAGGCCCGTCAGGAGCAG is a genomic window of Sphingomonas sp. containing:
- a CDS encoding TrbC/VirB2 family protein, whose product is MLEFNLFASALSPSLADPIGTSPSLAAVEWLESAIIGSIAVSVAIVAIAALGLMMLAGRLPLRRSGTALLGCFILFGAPAIASGIMGAVNAAPQQNRFDTIDMQPGPPATSLPASPTTTYDPYAGASVPIR
- a CDS encoding helix-turn-helix transcriptional regulator — translated: MSDPYLDILGQRIRARRRELGMSQEGLAHTAGLDRSYVGRIERGEHNLTFVALVKLARAMGCDVAALTGGLPPTPAKG
- a CDS encoding TrbG/VirB9 family P-type conjugative transfer protein — translated: MRAILLLLALMPLNARAQMAPAGASQVQIIDYVPDGLFTLGAAPGYQLMIELAPDERIENVAVGDSGAWQVTANKRGDRLFVKLVQPGISTNMIVATDARLYSFELTPVSETARGLPYSVRFRYPSPAPAAPPDAAMPDALLGRYKVRGAAELRPSGIHDDGVHTYVEWPEDRALPAIYAINDQGKEMLVNGMMRDGRMVIDSVQAKLVFRIDRRSAIALRVAPKAQ
- the virB11 gene encoding P-type DNA transfer ATPase VirB11, with amino-acid sequence MLARPDVTDIYVNRPGEIWAETLGGEVERHEAPALDAATLDRLSRQIAALSHQGISREHPLLSASLPDGARVQIVAPPATRGPMAIAIRKHISSDLRLADYVSAGAFERTRRASPGKSKADTELTDLLESGDIPGMLAAAVRARKNILVSGGTSTGKTTFLNALIREIPAQDRLILIEDTPELHQHHDNMVGLLAVRGELGEARVSATDLLAASLRMRPDRIILGELRGEEAYTFLRAVNTGHPGSMTSVHADSCERAVEQIVLLVLQAGTQLNRDDVRHYIRNTVDVYVQLAREGGRRIIAEVMLA
- a CDS encoding TrbI/VirB10 family protein, which produces MAVAVVLGIMLFLVLDSRRRALTAPAVRPRTVDAISGTTALPAPLFIPPDPSVPPPPPPAVPVIASALPPAPAVARPAPPPAIVYTPPPRYEAAPAPVKAPSRIAAEPALVIDMTAPAAANAQSTAGAAASDETGTQPKVAGARSGAGMLANRATTVPQGTLIPAVLETALDSTRPGLARAIVSRDIRGFDGSRVLIPRGSRLVGEYSAQVESGQKRMLVNWLRLIRPDGATIAIGSPGSDTLGRAGVSARVNSHFFERFAGAILQSALDVGVNLASRSSNSPVILALPGSLQGVAPRENTSGQIRPTLSVRAATSISVFVARDLDFTSVEAR
- a CDS encoding IS1595 family transposase; protein product: MPESEAESAFEAIRFADKGGEPFCVWCDCEAVYRITRNVTNRKTGKITSRRLFKCQKCLKQFSVTSGTMFHGRKLAFKKIMAAVLLFADGAAGKAALHLRRDIKCNHKTAWTLQHRLREAMTSYVTARRLTGPIEMDSTDFGGKVRKANRAEDRKNQPRRHMDKVVTVSVLRERGRHGRVVPFLGNEAALVKVINTLIDPLSKPFVDEHPAWNALFAQFPVRQIKHKDRYSDLHGTSTNLAESYFSRFKRMYNGTYRHFSRQYAQAYNGECAWREEHRRSPNGDQFILIAAGALHHPPSPIWRGYYQRTLRKAA
- a CDS encoding DUF6471 domain-containing protein gives rise to the protein MSHIRDGGARRILKAEMARKDLNYDGLVSALGEIGIEETNGSLRNKFSRGSFPADFFLQCLAAMDVKTLHLD
- a CDS encoding type IV secretion system protein; protein product: MKHKAREALDAYYREAGSWAEDQQAGLRASRRTAWIIAGTAAAIAVMEAFALLLLTPLKTVEPYTLLVDKQTGFVQALKPLDAQLVSGNAALTQSFLVQYVIARESFDIATLQANYRKVSLWSDGGARNAYVASVQASNPDSPLARLPRTTIVETRVKSVSPLAANSALVRFDTIRRDADGRTQEPRAWVAVIRYRYSGEPMRLEDRFINPLGFEVSHYQRNAEALAAPEAAPPGTPQ
- a CDS encoding type IV secretion system protein, whose translation is MSTACPGIIDGAFLESALGFIDCQAQSLGARGYDALAAPGSNFTLLLTGLLTLFIAFAGYRMLLGETFGVRAGVMAFVKIGIVLTLATSWAAYRPLVYDLAFHGPAELASAIGRPAGVPGAEGGMAPRLGQTDAAFIALGRLGTGPVNIAARPREADGQSTLVVEQAPEPMSIFGTTALGTSRLVFLTATIAAFASVRFIAGLLLAVGPFFIAFLLFQGSRGLFEGWIRALAAAAIGALAVTLMLGLELALLEPWLATLIARREAGLPIGGATTELLVVTFAFALVLLAALGMAARIVLSFRLPAGWREATAQIMAPPHPRMPIAAPEVRRIPAERHSRAAALAEAVSHIERRETMRLASDGAPSRTTASATMPGARDIPSSPLGQSHRRRAQTRVSASAGRRDATL